One window of the Leptotrichia massiliensis genome contains the following:
- a CDS encoding lysozyme inhibitor LprI family protein: MKKTMLIVAVLIAGIIGCSKSGQDDVSESKVDNKQEVSNISENNMQNHNSNENYETSLKKRIEDIQKEVQPGLDSGVTADMNNAVSKQEELLEAEMKKIYSLVEEKLSDSEKEKLKKEQEDWKKEVEKNADEAAKEAEGGTISGVMGGNAWVSEMEKRVLELAKRYDLLNKK, translated from the coding sequence ATGAAAAAAACAATGCTAATAGTAGCAGTATTGATTGCTGGAATTATAGGATGTTCAAAATCTGGACAAGATGATGTGTCTGAATCAAAGGTTGATAATAAACAGGAAGTCTCTAATATTTCTGAAAATAATATGCAAAATCATAATAGCAATGAAAATTACGAAACAAGCCTAAAAAAAAGAATAGAGGATATCCAAAAAGAGGTTCAGCCAGGACTGGATAGCGGTGTAACAGCAGATATGAATAATGCGGTTTCAAAACAGGAAGAACTTTTGGAAGCGGAAATGAAAAAAATTTACAGTTTGGTTGAAGAAAAATTATCTGATAGTGAAAAGGAAAAATTAAAAAAAGAGCAGGAAGATTGGAAGAAAGAAGTAGAAAAGAATGCTGATGAAGCTGCCAAAGAAGCAGAAGGTGGAACAATATCAGGAGTTATGGGAGGAAACGCTTGGGTAAGTGAAATGGAGAAAAGAGTTTTGGAACTTGCAAAAAGATATGACCTATTAAATAAAAAGTAA